Within the Streptomyces sp. NBC_01463 genome, the region CAAGCGGCGGACAACGCGGACAACGGACAACTACGGGGGATCCACAGTGGTGAAGGCCGGGCGCCCACAGGGCGGGCCCAAAGGGCACAACGAGCAGGCCAACGCACTGGCCCTCTTCCTGCGCAACCTCACCAAGGGCCTGACGGTCCGCGACCTCGCCGACCGGTACAAGAGCGCGGGAAGCAAGACGCTCTGGGGCGAGTACCGCTCAGGAACCAAGACCATCCATCTGCACGTGCTCGAACGCCTGGTGCACGACTTGGCACACGACGAACGCTCCCGCACCCAGCTGTTGGCAACGGCCCGGGACCTGCACGCCCAGGCGGTCGCAGCTCAACAACCCGCCGCCCCCGCGGAGCCGGAAGCCGTCAGCCGGCCGGTGGCACCCGAGGAAACCCTCGACCAGGCCACAACAACCCTGCAGGACGCCGAGCGGCTCATCCACATCCTTCTCGGCGTCATCGCGGGCCTGCAGATACAGCTCACCCCTCCCACCGCCACCGCCGCCCCCTCAGCGGCATCAATGCCCCAGGGAGCCGGAGACATCAACCAGGCGGCCAACGATCTCCGCGAAGCCGAGAGCAGCCTGCTCCAGGTCCGCCTGGTGCACACCGCGCTCACCCGGGTACGGAACGATGCAGCCGCATCCCTGCCCCGCTCCGAAGCCGATACCGCACAGAGCCCGGCGTACTCCGAGGACAGCGGCGACGATCACGCCCTGCCCGTCCGTGATTCCGCGGCCTCACGGGGCGCGGCCGCGATCCTCCTCGTCTCGCGCGCCACGCTGACTGAGCAGCACACCGCGGCCCGCACCCTCATTGCCCGCCTATCGGGCACCCCCACCACGATGTACGACACCGACACACTCCTCGCCCTGCCCAGTAGCGGAGCGCCCACAGGTCCGGACGCAGCACAGGCCCGGGACGGGTCGACACGGTGGCGCACCGCCAAAGTCGCGGTCACGGCCGTGGCACTCACCGCGGTAGTCACCGCAGCCGTACTCGTCACCACACTCGGCCTGCCCAACCACGAGCCCGCACGCACAGCAGCCCAGGACAAGACCCCCGAAACAACTGCTGCGCTGCCGCGCTCATCCCCGAGCCCGACTCCGAGCTCTTCGACCACCACTTCCCGTGGACCCTCCGCCACCCCGCCCGCCCGCAGCCCCTCCCCTTCTCCGTCCGCCCTCAAGACCCGGAGCACCTCCTCCGTCCCCGACACCTACGTCGGCGCCTGGGAAGGCGAATTCACCGAACCCGGCGAACAAGCCCCTTCACTACGCAGGATCGTGCTGCGTGAAGGCCTGGTGGGAACCGAGATCGCCGACATCATGACCCAGTCGAGAACCTCCCTGTGCCAGGCAGAAGGAACCCTCCGCTCCACCGGCACCTTGCTGGTCATCGCACCCAGAACGACCACCGCCACCCCCACACACCTGTGCACCCCGGCCGGAGACATCACCCTGCGCACCCACGGGGACGCCGGCCTCACCTGGAAGTCGGACGGGATCACTGTCACCCTGCACCGCGCTTCCTCCCCGGACCGGGCCGTGCCCGCCCCCTACGTCGGCACATGGTGGGCCCAGGATGGGAACGACCCGACCTCCTCGGTGCGCATGACCATCCGGCAGGGTGCCTTGGGGAAGGCGCGTGCCACGTTCACCTGGGACGGAGACGCCCACCACTGCGAAGGCTTCTCCATCCTTGCTTCCGGCGGTGACACGCTGGTCTTCGGGCCGGAGACCGTCACCGCGTCCCAACCCGAAGGCTTCTGCACACAAACCCCCAGTCGCGTCATGACCCGCCCCCAGGACGACACCATGCACGTGCAATGGGCAGACTCGCCCGACGGCACGCAACTGCGGGCCTTCACCTTCAGTCGGGTGAACTGAGCTGAGTCGCCGGTCAACACGCGGCCGAGGGCCGTCGCCCCGCGGCCCCGGGTGCCGGGCAGCTGAGGGGAATCATGCAGGAGGGAGTCCGCTCTCGGGCATGCAGATCTGGCAGGGCTCGACATCCGGCTCGTCCAGAGCGATGAGCGCGTCCGTGTGGCTGATGAAGCCGAAGGCGCTCTTGTAGAGGGAGCAGTCCCCGCGGTGCAGGAGCGCGGCCTCGTGCGAGCGCTGCGGCTGGATCTTCCATGACTCGCGCGCCCGCGCCTGCTCAGCCTGCCGGCGCTCCTGTTCCTCCGCGGCTTCGAGCTCGCGCACTCTTTGGTCTGCGCACCGCAGCTGCCACGCGAGGTACTCGCGCGTCGCCCGCCACTTGTCGAGGCTGGATATCGCACCAGAGCCGGCGCCGGGCATCGCTCTCAGTCCGCTTCGCCGACCGGCTGCTCATGGACATGCTGCAGCGCGGTCCGGGCCGCGACCACGTTCTCGCTCAGCCCTTTCCAGTAGGGGTGCGTCATCACGGTGGTGCTCAGCTGCAGCAGTTCGGCCCTGTACGCCGCGACCTGCTCGTGCTGCTCGTCGGTGTAGCCGGGGCTGTCCGGCTTGGTGGGGCGGTAGTCGGAGTGCAGCTGCTTGTCGGCCTCCCAGCCGGGCATCGGCTCAGCCGACCACGGCAAGGTCAGGGCGTATTTCTCCATTTCGGCACGGGTGCGGTGGAGGGCGAGCTGGGCGTCGCGCAGGTCCTGGGGAAAGTCGTACGTCGGCACCCTTGAATGGTACGCCTGTTCGAATAATGGATGTGAGGGCACGCCGACCCGTCATGCAGTGCTCACCCGGACAGCCCTGCCGCCCGAAGGGGGCGGGCCCGTCGGGTGCGTGCCGCGGTTCGTTGACTCACGGGATGGGTTCGAGCGACTACAGAGAGCTTTGGGTGAGGTGTCGGTGCGGTGGGGGTGGGTAGATCTTCCGGAGTTGACGGAGGGGGGCAGCGGTGGGGCGGGCTAGCCGGGGCAAGAAGGCACGCGACCGGGACCACCAGGGCGAGTGGACCGCCACCAGGGCGGCGGTGAAGGCGTCAGCGATACGGTCGGACACGCTGAGGTTTCTGCCGGGAAACCCCTGGGTGCGCGTCATGGTCAGCTCGAACATCAACAACGTGCTCAGTGACATGTACCGGGTGCTCCTCAACAGTGACGCACCTGAGGGCTCCGCGTGGGAGCTGGCCTGTTCGATGATCCTGGGCAAGCTCGGTATGCGCCCACCATGGCCGTCCGGTCCGGACGCGGCCGCGACATGGCAACTGGATCAGGACGTGCGCGTCCTGCGATCAGCTGAGCTGACGGTCATCTCGCCCTCTGCTCACGCCGCGGTGATGGCGGCCGCTGCCACCCTCGAGCCCGGCGACCTCACCCTGCTCTCACGCGACCGGGACGTCGTCACCCCCACCGGCATGCTCGTCCTGCCCGAGCCCGTCGTGTGCGTGAACCGCACCGGATCACAGTCCGACACCCTCGCCTACGGCTGGCAGTTCACGACCCAGCACCAGATACACCCCACCGCCCAGTACGCGGGCGTCCGCATCAGCACCTTCATGGACCGCGACGGCCCGGTACAGACGGACGACTGGCGCGCCGCGGTGGCCCAGGCCCGCGCCGCCGGCCACCCCCTGCCCCGGCTCGTTCCCGACGGTACGTACGGGATGCGCGGCGACCGCCCCGGAACCCACCCCAGCGAGCCGTCCACCGAACTGCTGACGCAAAAGCACAAGGAACTCCAGGCCGCACTCACACAAGCATCCGCCTGGCGCTCCGAGCCGGTCGCCGACATCGGCGAGTGGTCCGGCGGGCGTGTGGAAGACCATGACGACGACTTCGCGTGCCGCTACATGTTCGCATTCTGGCGCCTCGTCGCCCAAGGCATCACCACCACAACCTCCCCGCCCCCCGCACCCCAAGGCCCCCAGTCAACAGGCCACCCCCATGACCCTGACATCCGAGTGGTACGCCTGGCCCGGCAGATCCCGGCCCAACGGACCTCAGAAGCCGGCCAGGGCAAAGAGGTGCGGACTTACCGCCACCGGTGGCCCGTGCGTATGCACAAGGTGCGGCAGTGGTACCCCTCGGCTCAGGAACACCGCCTCATCTGGCGCGGCCCCTACATCAAAGGGCCGGCCGACGCGCCCCTCATGCTGGGCGAGAAGGTCTATGTGGCTGACAGCAACTGATGCTGGAAGAAGGCTGCGCATTCGCTGACAGGGGTCAGCGAGATCCGTCCGGCCGCCGCCTGTCGACTGGCGGGGAGCGACCAGGCGTTCACCCGTTCGAGTTAGCGGCGTGCTCGGCCCTCAGGGATTCCTTGACAAGTTCGGCGGCTTTCGGGGGTGGGTAGAGAGGGAGCGCGGTGGTGGCGCGGGGGGTGGCGGGGCCCACGCGGGCGCACTCCGCGGGTGCCGATTACAGGGTATTTAAGCCTGTTGCCCGTTTCGGGTGGCGGTATTTGACCGGTCGTCAACCCTTTGGTGCCACAGTGCTTAACCGGCCGATCCGCGAGTCGGCGGCGGGTACCCATGCCCACGGCGCTACTTTCCGGCACCAGGCGGATGCGCTTGGTAGTACAGTCCGATTCCCGGTTTTCGCCGGGCATGCAAAGACCCCGGCTACTGGTTGGTCGCCTCACCGGGGTCTCTTGCTGCTCCTCAACGCCTGTCTGACACCCTGAAGGAAGGGAATCCCCTCGTGTCCAACCGACGTCGATCTCGTCTCCCCGCACGTGCGTCTGCACCTACGCGAAAACTGAGTCGCGAACGTATCATCCCTGCTCCGGGCATGGTTCAAACACCGCAATGGGATGTCACAGCTGTCACGGTCCGCGGAAGTCTGCTCATCGTCGTGCTGTGTCTGCCCCTGCTGATGATCCCGGGCTTTGCCGCGCCCGGGGTGCTGCCCTTTCTGGCGCTTTTCCTGACGGCTTCTCACGGATCGTTGCTGGTCCGCCAATGGGTACGCCGCCGCTGACCTGACGGCCGTGTGACGGGCCCCAGGTCCCCGTCACACGGCCGTCAGGCCAAATCCTCCCCGCGCCGACAGAGCCGGCGGGTACAGATACCCGCCCCCGCACCCCGAAAGAGACCCACCATGTCCATCCGTTCGCACCCCGGCCCCCAACAGCCGACGCGCAAAGGGCCCGCCGTCGATGCCGACCGGGCCGGCCGCTGCACCGAGCGCGTACGCGACATCGCCGAAGACATCGTCATCGTCGCCGACGCGCTCATCCACCGCGCCTCCGACAACACCGCTACCGCCCCCGAACTGCTCCACCTCGTCAACACGGTCACCTCCCTCGCACAACAGGCAACCGGCGGCATCGTCGTGCGCCAGAGGTCCCAGGGCAAACCGCTCAGCGATCTCGCCCCCGAGCTCAATCTCACCGAGGACCGGATCCGCAAGAAATACGACCCCCAGACCATCGACCGTAACCTGGCCACCCGCACCCGCCCTCTGCGAGCGTCCCTCACCACCACCGCAGCAACCGTGCCCACCACGAAGGACCTGCTGCGCCAGCCCCGCCAGCGTCTGGCCTGCGCCATGACCCGCATGTGGAAGCAGTCCCGACTCCCTCAGAGCGCCCTCGCCCGGCACATGAACATCGACGCCTCCTACGTCTCGCGCATGCTCTCCGGCGAGCGGGACATTTCCCTGCAACACATGAACATGATCGTCGACAAGTGCGCCGGCAATCTCGACCTGGTCAAACCCCTATGGGCAGTCGCCACCGGCCTACAGACCCCCGCCGACGAACCCGTCCGGGCCATGCGCTCCTACCTCCGCGCCCTGCACTACGCCGCCGGATCTCCCAGCGACACACGGATCGTCAACTCCGTCCAGCGCACCATCATCAAGGCCGAGGTGCGTCAGGCATTCGAGGGCCCCGGTGTTCCGCAATGGCAGGTTGTCCGCCAGCTCACCATTGCCTTCCAGAGCCTGCCGGAGATCACATGGCCGATGTGGCGCAACGCTCGCTCCACCGTCGAGCCCGGCGACAGCACCTCCACCTCCACAGCTACATCCACCTTCTCTGCCGGCGCGTTCGGCTGACCACAACCGATCAGAGAAAGATCATGAAGCCAGCCCCGCCCACCGTCCTCATCAACGCCTTCTACGCGTTCTACGACCTGCACCGCCCCGCCTACCGCGCCTACGCCGCGGCCTGCCTGGCCCCGGAGGAGGCCCAGATAGCGGTCTCCCACCTCTTCGACCTCGTCGCCAGCAACTGGACCTCCGTCGTCAGCGAACCCGACCCTGCGGCCTGGGCCTGGCAACGCCACACACGGGCCGTCGCCCGCCGCAGCGGCCGCACGCTGACCGCAGCAGAGGAGACACTGCTCCTCCACGAAGAACTGCGCCTGAGCATCGACAAGATCGCCACTGTGACCGGCACCGAACCAGCGGTCGTCAGCACGCTCCTGGCCGCCGCCCGACGCTGCCCTGCAGCAACCCCGGCCAGCTTTTGACGGTGTGGTCCCTCATGGGGAGTAGGCGGCCACCGCCCCGAGCCTTAACCGGCAGCGACCCCGGTCACGTCTTGGCGTTCATCCCACCGGCAGGGCTCCGGTACCGGAGCCCTGCCGGTCCGGCGCCCCAGTTGGACTGGTCACGGAAGGAAGCAGGATTCGACATGTCACGATCATGCAGTGGCCGCCGCCCGCCCCTCGGGATACTGCAATTCGGTTTCCACCAACCACCCGACATCTGCGTGACCGATTCCGAAGCCAGTGTCCGGAGCAGGTGCCATCATTCCCAGGCATGAGCAGGGACGACAGCGATGAGGCGTACGTGGTCGGCTTGTGCAACGAGGCCCTCGAGGAGACGGCGCTCACGCAGCACACGTTCGACTGGCTCCTGGGGGACCCTGGGACAAGCGGCCGGCGGGCCAAGCTGCCGGTCGACGCCTTCTGGCCCGGCCGCCGCATGGTGGTCGAGTACCGGGAGATCCAGCACGACCGGCCGGTTGCGCACTTCGACAAGCCAAACCGACTTACCGTCAGCGGCGTGCACCGCGGTGAACAACGTGCTCTATACGACGCCCGCCGCGGCAGCCAGATCCCAGCGCACGGACTGAGACTCGTGGTGATCCGGCCCGCAGACCTCGACGCCGACCGCGGGGGCCGCCTGCGGCGAAACCGGGACACCGACCTGGCGACGGTACGCAAGCTCCTCGCCCGGACCAGCGACGAAGACCGCGTCACCGCCGCGTTCCGGCGCTGGCTGCTCGCCGAAGAGTGGGTGCTGGTCACACCCACCGATCGCTGGACGGACATCGAAGCAGTACGCGGCGAGGAACGCCTGATCTGCGAGGCCAAGGGCCGCACCAGCGAAAAGGGCGTCGACGCCGACATCGCATACGGCCAACTCCTGCGCCGAATGACCGCCCAGACCACGACCACCCGGTACGCCCTGGTCGTACCGACGTCTTCC harbors:
- a CDS encoding DUF6233 domain-containing protein, with amino-acid sequence MRELEAAEEQERRQAEQARARESWKIQPQRSHEAALLHRGDCSLYKSAFGFISHTDALIALDEPDVEPCQICMPESGLPPA
- a CDS encoding helix-turn-helix domain-containing protein, whose product is MSIRSHPGPQQPTRKGPAVDADRAGRCTERVRDIAEDIVIVADALIHRASDNTATAPELLHLVNTVTSLAQQATGGIVVRQRSQGKPLSDLAPELNLTEDRIRKKYDPQTIDRNLATRTRPLRASLTTTAATVPTTKDLLRQPRQRLACAMTRMWKQSRLPQSALARHMNIDASYVSRMLSGERDISLQHMNMIVDKCAGNLDLVKPLWAVATGLQTPADEPVRAMRSYLRALHYAAGSPSDTRIVNSVQRTIIKAEVRQAFEGPGVPQWQVVRQLTIAFQSLPEITWPMWRNARSTVEPGDSTSTSTATSTFSAGAFG